A single window of Bacteroides intestinalis DSM 17393 DNA harbors:
- a CDS encoding alpha-L-fucosidase: MRNNFVKILVLFLLFGTGVSAQDPAKTLPADLEIPLKYGAERLEKRQDASMRKFRDNRLGLFIHWGLYAITSGEWNGKLYDGPSSFLLKSANITPKEWMKLMDRWNPTNFDAFRWAQMAKRMGVKYLKITTKHHDGFCLWPSAYSKYTVAQTPGKRDIIGELVKAFDAEGIDVHLYYSILDWSHPDFRYSIKSKEDSIAFSRFLEFAENQIKELATRYPTVKDFWFDGTWDASFKENGWWSAHIEKMLKEMIPGITVNSRLRADDYGKRHFDSNGHLMGDYESGYERRLPDPVKDVGITRHDWEGYMTLPENQWGYHKDWTLSYVKTPFEAIQRIAHATSMGGNLVINFGPKPEGDFRQEELEMADIVGKWMKKNGECIYGCDYAGLAKQDWGYYTRSKDGTIYMIVFNIPYSGNLVVKMPKGTRIEKAILLEKGRKVDIVETSRDEYNVCMPVKDPGEPFVIKLQIEENVDVEDKYWDALT, encoded by the coding sequence ATGAGAAACAATTTTGTTAAGATATTAGTTCTCTTTCTATTATTCGGAACCGGTGTGTCTGCACAAGATCCTGCCAAGACACTGCCAGCTGATTTGGAAATTCCTCTGAAATACGGTGCTGAGCGTTTAGAAAAGCGCCAGGATGCATCCATGCGGAAGTTTCGTGACAATAGATTGGGGCTTTTCATTCATTGGGGGCTTTATGCCATTACCAGTGGTGAATGGAACGGTAAGCTTTACGACGGACCTTCTTCTTTTTTATTGAAATCGGCAAATATCACGCCTAAGGAATGGATGAAGCTGATGGATAGGTGGAATCCGACGAATTTCGATGCTTTCCGGTGGGCGCAGATGGCAAAAAGGATGGGCGTAAAATATCTAAAGATAACGACTAAACATCACGATGGCTTTTGTTTGTGGCCGAGTGCATATAGCAAATATACTGTAGCTCAGACTCCCGGTAAGAGAGATATTATCGGTGAACTTGTAAAGGCTTTCGATGCGGAAGGTATTGATGTACATTTGTATTATTCGATATTGGACTGGAGCCATCCTGATTTCAGATATTCGATAAAGAGTAAAGAAGACAGCATTGCGTTCAGTCGTTTCCTGGAGTTCGCGGAGAATCAGATAAAAGAACTTGCCACACGCTATCCTACGGTGAAAGATTTCTGGTTCGACGGAACGTGGGATGCAAGCTTTAAAGAGAACGGGTGGTGGAGTGCCCATATCGAAAAAATGTTGAAGGAGATGATACCGGGGATCACTGTGAACAGTCGTTTGCGGGCTGATGATTATGGTAAACGGCATTTTGACAGCAACGGTCACCTGATGGGTGATTACGAATCGGGTTATGAACGTCGTTTGCCCGATCCCGTGAAGGACGTTGGTATTACCCGCCACGATTGGGAAGGCTATATGACTTTGCCGGAAAACCAATGGGGATATCACAAAGATTGGACGCTCAGTTATGTGAAGACTCCTTTTGAGGCTATACAACGCATTGCACATGCCACATCTATGGGAGGGAATTTGGTTATAAACTTCGGACCGAAACCCGAAGGTGACTTTCGACAGGAAGAACTGGAAATGGCAGATATCGTTGGCAAATGGATGAAAAAAAATGGTGAATGTATTTATGGGTGTGACTATGCCGGTCTTGCCAAGCAAGATTGGGGATATTATACCCGAAGCAAAGACGGTACCATATATATGATTGTATTTAATATTCCTTATTCCGGCAATTTAGTAGTAAAAATGCCCAAAGGCACTCGGATAGAGAAAGCTATTTTATTGGAGAAAGGACGAAAAGTGGATATCGTGGAAACTTCAAGAGACGAATACAATGTGTGTATGCCAGTCAAAGATCCTGGTGAGCCTTTCGTCATCAAACTGCAGATAGAGGAAAATGTAGATGTTGAGGATAAATACTGGGATGCATTGACTTAA
- a CDS encoding DUF2264 domain-containing protein — protein sequence MSAMSYAGESRQTTGQEDRRLWVSILVKISDPVLTNLANGTLRANMPQESLDSKRGHKFSHLEAFGRTICGIAPWLELGADDTEEGKLRERYIRLTLKGLANAVDPASPDYLDFKTPYQPLVDAAFLSLGILRAPTQLWGRLDKQVQDNLLTELKHTRSIKPFQSNWLLFASIIEATLLELTGECDRERLLYGVEMFRDKWYIGDANYGDGPHYHADYYNSFVIHPLLTEILRVMDKHRIPGADFLPTQMRRLARYAAQQERVISPEGAYPVIGRSIVYRVGAFHALGHAALLHNLPVSVKPAQVRCALTAVIKRQFAAPRTYDDQGWLRIGFAGSQIEMSESYINTGSVYLCTFGFVALGLPQTDPFWNEAFTSWTSLKAWNGESVKADHAL from the coding sequence ATGTCCGCAATGTCTTATGCAGGTGAATCCCGTCAGACTACCGGACAGGAAGACCGCAGATTGTGGGTCAGTATCCTTGTGAAAATCTCTGATCCTGTGTTGACAAATCTTGCCAATGGAACATTACGGGCCAATATGCCTCAAGAATCATTGGATAGTAAACGCGGTCACAAATTTTCCCATTTAGAAGCATTCGGGAGAACGATATGCGGAATAGCACCGTGGCTCGAGTTGGGGGCTGATGATACGGAAGAAGGTAAGTTAAGGGAAAGATACATCCGTCTGACATTAAAGGGGTTGGCTAATGCCGTCGACCCTGCTTCGCCTGATTATCTGGACTTCAAGACACCTTATCAGCCTTTGGTAGATGCCGCCTTCTTATCGCTTGGCATATTGCGGGCGCCTACCCAGTTATGGGGAAGGCTGGATAAGCAAGTACAAGACAATCTGCTGACCGAGTTGAAGCATACCCGTTCCATCAAACCGTTCCAAAGCAACTGGTTGCTGTTCGCTTCCATCATTGAAGCCACGCTATTGGAGTTGACAGGTGAGTGTGACCGCGAACGATTGTTATATGGAGTGGAAATGTTTCGCGATAAATGGTATATAGGAGATGCAAACTATGGTGACGGACCCCATTATCATGCCGATTACTATAACAGCTTTGTCATTCATCCCCTGTTGACGGAGATACTGCGCGTCATGGATAAACACCGGATACCGGGAGCCGACTTCCTGCCCACCCAGATGAGACGTCTTGCACGTTATGCAGCACAACAGGAAAGGGTGATTTCACCGGAAGGTGCTTATCCTGTCATCGGACGTTCCATTGTTTATCGCGTAGGTGCATTTCATGCTTTGGGACATGCTGCGCTGCTACATAACTTGCCGGTGTCCGTCAAACCTGCCCAGGTGCGTTGTGCCTTGACGGCAGTTATCAAACGCCAGTTTGCCGCGCCTCGTACTTACGACGATCAAGGTTGGTTGCGCATTGGTTTTGCCGGCAGTCAGATTGAAATGTCCGAGTCTTATATCAATACCGGAAGTGTTTATCTCTGTACATTCGGTTTTGTTGCATTGGGCTTGCCGCAAACCGATCCTTTCTGGAACGAAGCTTTCACTTCATGGACTTCGTTAAAAGCCTGGAACGGGGAGAGCGTAAAGGCTGATCATGCTTTATGA